Within the Miscanthus floridulus cultivar M001 chromosome 2, ASM1932011v1, whole genome shotgun sequence genome, the region GagacgtagttgttcaatgtttcAAGCGTTGGCGAAGACTCTACCatcaatggtcttgagcttgtaggttcctggtcgaagcacctccatgacaatgtatggtccttcccacagtggagagagcttgtggcggttcttgttgctctgaacAAGGTGGAGCACCAAATCCCCGACGTTGAATGCCCAACCCCGCAATCGACGCTCGTGGTACCGgtgtaacgcttgctggtacttggtcgaGTGGAGGAAGGTGACATCACGCGCTTCAtcgagctggtccatggcgtcctcaAGGGACGCCTCGACCCCTTGCTCGTTGTATGCCCTGACTCTCggtgctccgtagtcgaggtcagttgggaggactgccttagaaccatagaccatgaagaaagacgTGTAGCCAGTCGCCcggctaggggtcatcctcaagctccagagcaccgcgggaagctccatgacccatcgTCCGCCGAACTTGTTTAgccgattgaagatcctaggcttgaggccttgcaagaccatgtcgtttgcgtgctcgacctgtccgttcatGCGGGGCTGAGCCATGGTGGCCCAGTCATCACGGATGTGGTAGTCATCATAGAACTAGAGGAATTTCTTCCCAGCGAACTATGTGTGTTGTCCATGATGATCGAGTTTGGGATTCCAAAGCagtggacgatgtcgaggaagaactgcatggcttgctcgaacttgatcacggagatcagctgagcctctatccactttgtgaacttgtctacggCGACGAGCAAATGTGTGTAGCTCCTAGGTGCTCTTTTCAGAGGCCCGActagatcaagcccccagaccatgaatggccacgtgatggggatcgtctagagcgcTTGGGCTGATAGATGGGTTtgacgagcatagtactggcacccttcgcaggtgcacaTAATTTGCTCGGTGTCAGCCACCATGGTCGGCCAGTAGAGGCCCTATCGGAACGTGTttctgaccagggttctaggtgCAGCATGATGTCCACAAACCCCACCGTGAATGTCCTTCAACAGTTGCCTCCTTTGTTCGATGGGAATGCAAtgctgtaggatcctggtgtggcttcattTATAGAGCTCCCCCTCGATGATGACGAAAGACTTGGCTCGACATGCGATCcgtcgagcctccattttgtccgttCGAAGCATTTCATGGAGGAGCCAATCGAGGTACGGGGTCCTCCAATCAGCTAGAAGGTCAGGCTCCACCATCGGATCCTCGCCAACCTCCATGACTTCAGGGGTCTAAAGGAGCGAGTAGTCAGGtcagcccccgagcctagggTAGGTAGCTCATCCTCGATCTACCCCTGTTCCTCATAGTAGATCGAAGGCTTGTGCCAATTGCTGGCGAAGACGCCTGTCGGCACTGGGTCTCGGCTAGACGCCATCTTCGCCAGCGtgtcggccacctcattgagccgcctcaggatgtgattgagtttgaggccattgaacttgtcctccagctagcaGACTTCTCGGTAGtaagcagccatcttggcattgtggcagcttgactccttcatgacttgatcgatgacCAGCTGTGAGTCACCTCGGACATCAAGCCGttagatgcccaactcaatggcgatgcgtaggcctttgatgagcgcctcatattcggccacattattggaggtgGGGAAATAGAGGCGGACCGTGTACTTCATGCGTATCCCAaggggcgaaacaaagaccagccccacgttGGTGCCTTTCCTCATCAGTGATCTATCAAAGTACAAGGTCCAGTACTCCTAGTCGATAGTTGTttgtggcatctggacctcggtccattctgccACGAAGTCGGCTAGTGCTTAGGACTTGATGGctgtccgaggggcatatgaaatgccctgacccatcagctcgagtgcccacttcatgatccTCCCCATGGTGTCTCAGTCCTGGATGACTTCGTCAAGAGGAAAGGATGCCACGACTATCaccgggtgcgactcgaagtagtgacgtaactTCCTCCTAGGCGATTAGGATGGCGTACAAAAGCTTCTGGATTTGCGGTTAGCGAGTCTTGAAATCGGATAAGACCTCACTAACAAAGTATATAGggcgctgcactttgagggcatgtccctcttcctcccgctctaccactagggtggcgctgaccacttgtgtggtggcctcAATGTAGAGCTGGAGTGGCTCTCCATCGATCAGCAGGACCAGgatcgaggctttcatcaggaTTCCCttgactttgtcgagtgcctcctgagcctcgagAGTCCACGCAAACCAATCggtcttcttcagaagccgatatAGCGGGAGGCCTCATTcgtcgaggcgtgagatgaaatgGCTAAGCGCGGCGAGGCACCCCGTTACTCGCTATACCCCCTTTAGGTTCTgcatcaggcccatccttgtgatggatgtgatcttctccgggttggcttcgatgccacgctcagagacgacGAACCCAAGCAGCATGcctctcgggaccccgaaaacatattttttagggttgagtttgatgtcgtttgctcgtAGTTTTGCGAAGATATGCTCTAGGTCAGCTACAAGTTTGTTAgtccgtttggacttgaccacgatgtcgtctatgtaggcctcaatggttcgcccgctgaggtctccaaaacacttgagcatacatcgCTGGTATGTAGCTCCCATATtttttagaccgaaaggcatcgTGACATAGTAGAACAACCCAAACgaggtgatgaaagaagtcatgagctggtcagaccCTTTCATGGCAATCtaatggtacccagagtatgcatcaaggaagcagagggttt harbors:
- the LOC136536770 gene encoding uncharacterized protein, giving the protein MELPAVLWSLRMTPSRATGYTSFFMVYGSKAVLPTDLDYGAPRVRAYNEQGVEASLEDAMDQLDEARDVTFLHSTKYQQALHRYHERRLRGWAFNVGDLVLHLVQSNKNRHKLSPLWEGPYIVMEVLRPGTYKLKTIDGRVFANA